Proteins encoded in a region of the Salminus brasiliensis chromosome 2, fSalBra1.hap2, whole genome shotgun sequence genome:
- the LOC140549244 gene encoding uncharacterized protein C11orf98-like, with the protein MAPGGKINKPKTELGKKLFKRRRLLTKQKRRNHCIVGAVVDEGLITKHHLKKRSTSSRANITLSGKKKNKLLKQLRYMEKEKSIVKVESVPQKKAPTLAAKKTCPATQQLKRTKNATSSADVEMMDVQ; encoded by the exons ATGGCTCCAGGTGGAAAAATCAACAAGCCAAAAACA GAATTAGGGAAAAAACTCTTCAAGAGGCGGAGGCTTCTGACAAAGCAGAAAAGGAGGAACCATTGCATTGTTGGAGCGGTGGTGGATGAAGGCCTTATAACGAAACATCACCTCAAAAAGAGGAG CACTAGTTCCAGGGCAAACATCACACTGTCtggaaagaagaaaaacaaattgcTGAAGCAGCTGCGCTACATGGAGAAAGAAAAGTCCATTGTGAAAG TTGAGTCTGTCCCACAGAAGAAAGCTCCTACCCTTGCTGCTAAGAAGACTTGCCCTGCCACGCAACAGTTAAAGCGAACAAAAAATGCCACCTCATCTGCTGATGTGGAAATGATGGATGTGCAATAA